The Oenanthe melanoleuca isolate GR-GAL-2019-014 chromosome 1A, OMel1.0, whole genome shotgun sequence genome contains a region encoding:
- the SLC16A8 gene encoding monocarboxylate transporter 3 has translation MGRPDPEEGQLPAPVKPPDGGWGWIVLLGCFVITGFSYAFPKAVSVYFKELMKDFHVGYSDTAWISSIMLAMLYGTGPVCSIMVNQFGCRPVMLIGGLLASAGMILASFTTNIIELYLTAGVLTGLGMALNFQPSLIMLGTYFDKRRPLANGLAAAGSPVFLSSLSPLGQVLLEKFGWRGGFLIMGGLLLNCCTCGAVMRPLDMGMKKKMGKAQDKYEAKEMLPIGGKLEEGVSTTDGTKKGKKAKKKPKKGKKLLDFSIFSNRGFIIYTISKFILVLGLFVPPILLVNYAKDTGVPDTEAAFLLSIIGFIDIFARPACGMVAGLKWVRPHVAYLFSFSMLFNGLTDICSARASNYTGLVIFCVFFGISYGMVGALQFEVLMAIVGSQKFSSAIGLVLLIEAFAVLIGPPSAGRLVDALKNYEVIFYLAGSEVVLSALFLGVASYCCLNRGKKEPPPENNPPAVGGSDTEEAESDVQEAEEHSSDNHQPAHSTDNAVVVANEEANHVAEEQRGEGGGCSTGDGEVLARDGCNADQMVERDSF, from the exons ATGGGGAGACCTGACCCAGAAGAAGGGcaactcccagctcctgtgaaGCCCCCGGATGGTGGCTGGGGCTGGATCGTGCTCCTTGGCTGCTTTGTGATCACTGGCTTCTCCTATGCCTTCCCAAAAGCCGTCAGTGTCTACTTCAAGGAGCTCATGAAAGATTTCCACGTGGGCTACAGTGACACAGCCTGGATCTCTTCCATCATGCTGGCCATGCTCTATGGGACAG GACCAGTATGCAGCATCATGGTGAACCAGTTTGGCTGCCGGCCTGTGATGCTCATTGGTGGGCTGCTAGCTTCTGCTGGGATGATCCTGGCATCTTTCACCACCAATATCATTGAGCTTTATCTGACAGCTGGTGTGCTGACAG GTCTGGGTATGGCATTGAACTTCCAGCCCTCACTGATCATGCTGGGCACCTACTTTGACAAGCGCCGGCCTCTTGCCAATggactggctgctgctgggagccctgtCTTCCTTTCCTCGCTCTCCCCACTGGGGCAAGTGCTGCTGGAGAAGTTTGGGTGGCGAGGAGGGTTCCTTATCATGGGGGGCCTTCTGCTTAACTGCTGCACTTGTGGGGCAGTCATGAGGCCCCTGGATATGGGCATGAAGAAGAAGATGGGGAAAGCTCAGGACAAATATGAAGCCAAGGAGATGCTGCCCATAGGAGGGAAGTTGGAGGAGGGAGTCAGCACCACTGATGGAACCAAGAAAGGCAAGAAAGCCAAGAAGAAGCccaagaaaggaaagaagcttCTGGATTTTAGTATCTTTTCCAACCGAGGTTTTATCATTTACACCATTTCAAAGTTCATCCTGGTCTTGGGTCTGTTTGTGCCCCCCATATTGCTGGTCAACTATGCCAAGGACACGGGCGTGCCGGACACAGAGGCCGCGTTCTTGCTCTCCATCATTGGTTTCATAGACATCTTTGCCCGCCCCGCCTGTGGCATGGTGGCAGGGCTGAAGTGGGTCCGCCCTCACGTGGCGTATCTCTTCAGCTTCTCCATGCTCTTCAATGGCTTGACAGAcatctgcagtgccagggcGAGCAACTACACGGGGCTGGTCATCTTCTGCGTCTTCTTTGGCATCTCCTACGGCATGGTGGGGGCCCTGCAGTTCGAGGTGCTGATGGCCATCGTGGGCTCCCAGAAGTTCTCCAGCGCCATCGGGCTGGTCCTGCTCATCGAGGCTTTCGCTGTGCTCATCGGCCCACCCTCTGCAG GCCGCCTGGTCGATGCTCTCAAGAACTATGAAGTGATCTTCTACCTGGCGGGCTCGGAGGTCGTGCTCTCCGCTCTCTTCCTGGGTGTTGCCAGCTACTGCTGCCTGAACCGAGGGAAGAAGGAGCCTCCCCCGGAGAACAACCCCCCTGCAGTAGGTGGGAGTGACACCGAGGAAGCAGAGTCCGACGTGCAGGAAGCCGAGGAGCACAGCAGCGACAACCACCAGCCAGCCCACAGCACTGACAACGCCGTGGTGGTGGCCAACGAGGAGGCCAACCACgtggcagaggagcagagaggggagggaggtggTTGTTccacaggggatggggaggtgTTGGCACGAGACGGCTGCAACGCTGACCAAATGGTGGAGAGGGACAGTTTTTAG